In one window of Eubalaena glacialis isolate mEubGla1 chromosome 13, mEubGla1.1.hap2.+ XY, whole genome shotgun sequence DNA:
- the NME3 gene encoding nucleoside diphosphate kinase 3, with protein sequence MICLVLTIFANLFPAAYTGVHERTFLAVKPDGVQRRLVGEIVRRFERKGFKLVALKLVLASEELLRQHYAELRERPFYGRLVKYMGSGPVVAMVWQGLDVVRASRALIGATNPADAAPGTIRGDFCIEVGKNVIHGSDSVESARREIALWFRTDELLCWEDSAGHWLYE encoded by the exons ATGATCTGCCTGGTGCTGACCATCTTCGCAAACCTCTTCCCGGCGG CGTACACCGGCGTGCACGAGCGCACCTTCCTGGCCGTGAAGCCCGACGGCGTGCAGCGGCGGCTCGTGGGCGAGATCGTTCGGCGCTTCGAGAGGAAGGGCTTCAAGCTGGTGGCGCTGAAGCTGGTGCTG gcctCGGAGGAGCTGCTGCGCCAGCACTACGCCGAGCTGCGTGAGCGCCCTTTCTACGGGCGCCTGGTCAAGTACATGGGCTCCGGGCCGGTGGTGGCCATG GTGTGGCAGGGTCTGGACGTTGTGCGCGCTTCGCGGGCGCTCATCGGGGCCACGAACCCGGCCGACGCCGCGCCTGGCACCATCCGTGGCGATTTCTGCATCGAGGTCGGCAA GAACGTGATTCACGGCAGCGACTCGGTGGAGAGCGCCCGCCGCGAGATAGCGCTCTGGTTCCGCACGGATGAGCTCCTGTGCTGGGAGGACAGCGCCGGGCACTGGCTGTACGAGTAG
- the MRPS34 gene encoding small ribosomal subunit protein mS34: protein MARKKVRPRLIAELARRVRALREQRERPRDSERYALDYETLTRPHLGRKLPARAWADVRRESRLLQLLGRLPLFGLGRLVTRKSWLWQHDEPCYWRLTRVRPDYTAQNLDHGKAWGVLTFKGKTESEPREIEQVMYHDWRLVPKHEEEAFTAFTPAPEDTMRTVPYPPLLRAMILAERQRNGDTSTEEPMLNLNRIRIDPWDYPENQESKRKTKGTAV, encoded by the exons ATGGCGCGGAAGAAGGTGCGGCCGCGGCTGATCGCCGAGCTGGCCCGCCGCGTGCGGGCCCTGCGCGAGCAGCGGGAGCGGCCGCGCGATTCGGAGCGCTACGCCCTGGACTACGAGACGCTGACGCGGCCGCACTTGGGCCGCAAGCTGCCCGCGCGAGCCTGGGCCGACGTGCGCCGCGAGAGCCGCCTCCTGCAGTTGCTCGGCCGCCTCCCGCTCTTCGGCCTGGGCCGCCTTGTCACGCGCAAGTCCTGGCTGTGGCAGCACGACGAGCCGTGCTACTGGCGCCTCACGCGGGTCCGGCCCGACTACACGGCGCAG AACTTGGACCACGGGAAGGCCTGGGGCGTCCTGACCTTCAAAG GAAAGACGGAGAGTGAGCCTCGGGAGATAGAACAGGTCATGTACCACGACTGGCGGCTGGTGCCCAAGCACGAGGAGGAGGCCTTCACCGCTTTCACGCCGGCGCCGGAGGACACAATGCGCACTGTGCCCTACCCGCCGCTCCTCCGCGCAATGATTCTAGCAGAGCGACAGAGAAATGGAGACACCAGCACGGAGGAGCCCATGCTCAATCTGAACAGGATACGCATTGATCCCTGGGACTATCCTGAGAACCAGGAGTCGAAGAGAAAGACCAAGGGCACCGCAGTCTAA
- the EME2 gene encoding LOW QUALITY PROTEIN: probable crossover junction endonuclease EME2 (The sequence of the model RefSeq protein was modified relative to this genomic sequence to represent the inferred CDS: deleted 1 base in 1 codon; substituted 1 base at 1 genomic stop codon) has product MAGQPPRSDRKMPPRAAGRARRRKRRLQPPTWEISDSDTEGPAGEEAAARVRDPAEERRAAAEVLRRLRPEQAVRRLAVLVDPAILEDAGADILMEALDALGYEYRVEPERPAWSLRWSRVKPDPCPFSVLPEVWAADEQDRLLLLEPEEFLQGVVXLTQTCGPTCSVPWITPESPACLHLAVIGLDVYLWSYQSSTQEIWQPERPAVARAKVAVGWPEVEEALVLLQLWANVDVLLVASWQELSQHVCAFTKALTQRPFKQSRESGAFSFCTTGRWAAAEKVARDGTGLRGAWWQQIRQFNCVSPAVANAVVAAFPSPCLLQQVYVACGMEQEHLALLADLPVKMGEDVRPHRVGPDLSRRICLFLMTTNPDLLLDLGS; this is encoded by the exons ATGGCCGGGCAGCCTCCGCGCTCCGACCGGAAGATGCCACCGCGCGCCGCGGGGCGCGCCCGACGCCGGAAGCGGCGG CTGCAGCCCCCGACCTGGGAGATCTCGGATTCGGACACCGAGGGCCCCGCAGGCGAGGAGGCCGCCGCCAGGGTCCGGGACCCGGCGGAGGAGCGCAGGGCGGCGGCCGAGGTGCTGCGGCGGCTGCGGCCCGAGCAAGCCGTGCGGCGCCTGGCGGTGCTCGTGGACCCAG CCATTCTGGAAGATGCCGGTGCCGACATCCTGATGGAGGCTCTGGACGCCCTGGGCTATGAGTACCGCGTGGAGCCCGAGCGCCCTGCCTGGAGCCTCAGGTGGAGCAGAGTGAAGCCAGACCCTTGCCCCTTCAGT GTGCTTCCTGAGGTGTGGGCTGCGGATGAGCAGGAccggctgctgctgctggagcCTGAGGAGTTTCTGCAGGGCGTTGTCTAGCTGACCCAG acatGTGGCCCAACCTGTTCTGTGCCCTGGATCACTCCTGAGAGCCCTGCCTGCCTCCACCTGGCTGTCATTGGGCTGGATGTTTACCTGTG GTCTTACCAGTCCAGCACCCAGGAGATATGGCAGCCAGAGCGTCCAGCGGTGGCTCGTGCCAAGGTGGCAGTTGGCTGGCCCGAGGTGGAGGAG GCCCTGGTGCTCCTGCAGCTCTGGGCAAACGTGGATGTGCTGTTGGTGGCCTCCTGGCAGGAGCTGAGTCAGCATGTGTGTGCCTTCACCAAGGCCCTCACCCAGCGTCCCTTCAA GCAGTCCCGGGAGTCTGGGGCCTTTTCCTTCTGCACCACCGGGCGCTGGGCAGCAGCCGAGAAG GTGGCAAGAGATGGCACCGGCCTGCGGGGGGCCTGGTGGCAGCAAATCAGGCAGTTCAACTGCGTCAGCCCGGCTGTGGCCAATGCTGTTGTCGccgccttcccctccccctgccttctgCAACAG GTGTACGTGGCCTGTGGCATGGAGCAGGAGCACCTAGCCCTCCTGGCTGACCTCCCTGTGAAGATGGGCGAGGATGTGCGACCCCACAGGGTGGGACCTGACCTTTCCCGCCGCATCTGCCTCTTCCTGATGACCACCAACCCCGACCTCCTGCTggacctgggctcctga
- the SPSB3 gene encoding SPRY domain-containing SOCS box protein 3 isoform X2 has protein sequence MARRPRSSRAWHFVLSAARRDADARAVALAGSTNWGYDSDGQHSDSDSDPEYASLPSSIPSAVPVTGESFCDCDSQSEAFCGSLHAAHRGRDCRCGEEDEYFDWVWDDLNKSSATLLSCDNRKVNFHMEYSCGTAAIRGTKELGEGQHFWEIKMTSPVYGTDMMVGIGTSDVDLDKYHHTFCSLLGRDEDSWGLSYTGLLHHKGDKTSFSSRFGQGSIIGVHLDTWHGTLTFFKNRKCIGEGVTLTCACRAWLPLSSWSGSHQAAEQEVLPDGVLHGGQEQHEGDPLLCQHHLPAVPVLLPPAPAAARLWGHARGPAPAARPQAGAAPQAGLGPEHELWPPQAPCALAHSQSQQPRDPALPEEALPKDLACFPVKTAFYSWDGVFSVSPFGPPSRATGEGGLNQGLSRLPPCHPAGRGLATGAPGPLPCDPETRTS, from the exons CACAGCGACTCAGATTCCGACCCCGAGTATGCATCTCTGCCGTCATCCATCCCCAGCGCCGTGCCTGTGACCGGGGAGTCCTTCTGCGACTGTGACAGTCAGAGTGAGGCCTTCTGCGGCAGCCTGCACGCTGCCCACCGGGGCAGGGACTGCCGCTGCGGGGAGGAGGACGAGT ATTTTGACTGGGTCTGGGATGACCTGAATAAGTCCTCAGCCACCCTGCTGAGCTGTGACAACCGGAAGGTCAACTTCCACATGGAGTACAGCTGTGGCACAGCGGCCATCCGGGGCAccaaggagctgggggagggccaGCACTTCTGGGAGATCAAGATGACCTCGCCTGTCTACGGCACTGACATG ATGGTGGGCATCGGGACATCGGACGTGGACCTGGACAAGTACCACCACACGTTCTGCAGCCTGCTCGGCCGGGATGAGGACAGCTGGGGCCTCTCCTACACGG GCCTCCTCCACCACAAGGGCGACAAGACGAGCTTCTCCTCCCGGTTCGGCCAGGGCTCCATCATTGGCGTGCACCTGGACACCTGGCATGGGACGCTGACCTTTTTTAAGAACAGGAAGTGCATAGGTGAGGGCGTGACTCTGACATGTGCCTGCAGAGCGTGGCTGCCACTGAGCTCCTG gagtgGCAGCCACCAAGCTGCAGAACAAGAGGTTCTACCCGATGGTGTGCTCCACGGCGGCCAAGAGCAGCATGAAGGTGATCCGCTCCTGTGCCAGCATCACCTCCCTGCAGTACCTGTGCTGCTACCGCCTGCGCCAGCTGCGGCCCGACTCTGGGGACACGCTCGAGGGCCTGCCCCTGCCGCCCGGCCTCAAGCAGGTGCTGCACCACAAGCTGGGCTGGGTCCTGAGCATGAGCTGTGGCCACCGCAAGCCCCCTGCGCCCTCGCCCACAGCCAATCCCAGCAGCCCCGAGACCCGGCGCTGCCAGAGGAAGCGCTGCCGAAGGACCTAGCTTGTTTCCCAGTGAAAACTGCCTTCTACAGCTGGGATGGcgttttctctgtttctccctttGGACCACCCTCCAGGGCAACAGGAGAGGGAGGACTGAACCAAGGTTTGTCTCGGCTGCCCCCCTGCCACCCGGCTGGGAGAGGCCTTGCTACAGGGGCTCCGGGGCCGTTACCCTGTGATCCGGAGACCCGGACTTCCTAG
- the SPSB3 gene encoding SPRY domain-containing SOCS box protein 3 isoform X3 produces the protein MRMPGPWLWQGPPTGATTLMGSAVPVTGESFCDCDSQSEAFCGSLHAAHRGRDCRCGEEDEYFDWVWDDLNKSSATLLSCDNRKVNFHMEYSCGTAAIRGTKELGEGQHFWEIKMTSPVYGTDMMVGIGTSDVDLDKYHHTFCSLLGRDEDSWGLSYTGLLHHKGDKTSFSSRFGQGSIIGVHLDTWHGTLTFFKNRKCIGEGVTLTCACRAWLPLSSWSGSHQAAEQEVLPDGVLHGGQEQHEGDPLLCQHHLPAVPVLLPPAPAAARLWGHARGPAPAARPQAGAAPQAGLGPEHELWPPQAPCALAHSQSQQPRDPALPEEALPKDLACFPVKTAFYSWDGVFSVSPFGPPSRATGEGGLNQGLSRLPPCHPAGRGLATGAPGPLPCDPETRTS, from the exons CGCCGTGCCTGTGACCGGGGAGTCCTTCTGCGACTGTGACAGTCAGAGTGAGGCCTTCTGCGGCAGCCTGCACGCTGCCCACCGGGGCAGGGACTGCCGCTGCGGGGAGGAGGACGAGT ATTTTGACTGGGTCTGGGATGACCTGAATAAGTCCTCAGCCACCCTGCTGAGCTGTGACAACCGGAAGGTCAACTTCCACATGGAGTACAGCTGTGGCACAGCGGCCATCCGGGGCAccaaggagctgggggagggccaGCACTTCTGGGAGATCAAGATGACCTCGCCTGTCTACGGCACTGACATG ATGGTGGGCATCGGGACATCGGACGTGGACCTGGACAAGTACCACCACACGTTCTGCAGCCTGCTCGGCCGGGATGAGGACAGCTGGGGCCTCTCCTACACGG GCCTCCTCCACCACAAGGGCGACAAGACGAGCTTCTCCTCCCGGTTCGGCCAGGGCTCCATCATTGGCGTGCACCTGGACACCTGGCATGGGACGCTGACCTTTTTTAAGAACAGGAAGTGCATAGGTGAGGGCGTGACTCTGACATGTGCCTGCAGAGCGTGGCTGCCACTGAGCTCCTG gagtgGCAGCCACCAAGCTGCAGAACAAGAGGTTCTACCCGATGGTGTGCTCCACGGCGGCCAAGAGCAGCATGAAGGTGATCCGCTCCTGTGCCAGCATCACCTCCCTGCAGTACCTGTGCTGCTACCGCCTGCGCCAGCTGCGGCCCGACTCTGGGGACACGCTCGAGGGCCTGCCCCTGCCGCCCGGCCTCAAGCAGGTGCTGCACCACAAGCTGGGCTGGGTCCTGAGCATGAGCTGTGGCCACCGCAAGCCCCCTGCGCCCTCGCCCACAGCCAATCCCAGCAGCCCCGAGACCCGGCGCTGCCAGAGGAAGCGCTGCCGAAGGACCTAGCTTGTTTCCCAGTGAAAACTGCCTTCTACAGCTGGGATGGcgttttctctgtttctccctttGGACCACCCTCCAGGGCAACAGGAGAGGGAGGACTGAACCAAGGTTTGTCTCGGCTGCCCCCCTGCCACCCGGCTGGGAGAGGCCTTGCTACAGGGGCTCCGGGGCCGTTACCCTGTGATCCGGAGACCCGGACTTCCTAG
- the SPSB3 gene encoding SPRY domain-containing SOCS box protein 3 isoform X1 translates to MQRAKAQLNVFLPQPETTGLARQGPVMGVESTPLHGQGGHGLRHVCRPCHGHRLPWSPAAATGRPGAFISAVPVTGESFCDCDSQSEAFCGSLHAAHRGRDCRCGEEDEYFDWVWDDLNKSSATLLSCDNRKVNFHMEYSCGTAAIRGTKELGEGQHFWEIKMTSPVYGTDMMVGIGTSDVDLDKYHHTFCSLLGRDEDSWGLSYTGLLHHKGDKTSFSSRFGQGSIIGVHLDTWHGTLTFFKNRKCIGEGVTLTCACRAWLPLSSWSGSHQAAEQEVLPDGVLHGGQEQHEGDPLLCQHHLPAVPVLLPPAPAAARLWGHARGPAPAARPQAGAAPQAGLGPEHELWPPQAPCALAHSQSQQPRDPALPEEALPKDLACFPVKTAFYSWDGVFSVSPFGPPSRATGEGGLNQGLSRLPPCHPAGRGLATGAPGPLPCDPETRTS, encoded by the exons ATGCAGAGGGCCAAGGCCCAACTGAATGTTTTCCTGCCGCAGCCTGAGACCACGGGGCTCGCTCGTCAGGGTCCTGTGATGGGGGTTGAGAGCACACCCTTGCACGGACAAGGGGGCCACGGCCTGAGACACGTGTGCAGGCCCTGCCACGGCCATCGGCTCCCCTGGAGCCCAGCTGCTGCCACGGGGAGACCAGGTGCCTTCATTAG CGCCGTGCCTGTGACCGGGGAGTCCTTCTGCGACTGTGACAGTCAGAGTGAGGCCTTCTGCGGCAGCCTGCACGCTGCCCACCGGGGCAGGGACTGCCGCTGCGGGGAGGAGGACGAGT ATTTTGACTGGGTCTGGGATGACCTGAATAAGTCCTCAGCCACCCTGCTGAGCTGTGACAACCGGAAGGTCAACTTCCACATGGAGTACAGCTGTGGCACAGCGGCCATCCGGGGCAccaaggagctgggggagggccaGCACTTCTGGGAGATCAAGATGACCTCGCCTGTCTACGGCACTGACATG ATGGTGGGCATCGGGACATCGGACGTGGACCTGGACAAGTACCACCACACGTTCTGCAGCCTGCTCGGCCGGGATGAGGACAGCTGGGGCCTCTCCTACACGG GCCTCCTCCACCACAAGGGCGACAAGACGAGCTTCTCCTCCCGGTTCGGCCAGGGCTCCATCATTGGCGTGCACCTGGACACCTGGCATGGGACGCTGACCTTTTTTAAGAACAGGAAGTGCATAGGTGAGGGCGTGACTCTGACATGTGCCTGCAGAGCGTGGCTGCCACTGAGCTCCTG gagtgGCAGCCACCAAGCTGCAGAACAAGAGGTTCTACCCGATGGTGTGCTCCACGGCGGCCAAGAGCAGCATGAAGGTGATCCGCTCCTGTGCCAGCATCACCTCCCTGCAGTACCTGTGCTGCTACCGCCTGCGCCAGCTGCGGCCCGACTCTGGGGACACGCTCGAGGGCCTGCCCCTGCCGCCCGGCCTCAAGCAGGTGCTGCACCACAAGCTGGGCTGGGTCCTGAGCATGAGCTGTGGCCACCGCAAGCCCCCTGCGCCCTCGCCCACAGCCAATCCCAGCAGCCCCGAGACCCGGCGCTGCCAGAGGAAGCGCTGCCGAAGGACCTAGCTTGTTTCCCAGTGAAAACTGCCTTCTACAGCTGGGATGGcgttttctctgtttctccctttGGACCACCCTCCAGGGCAACAGGAGAGGGAGGACTGAACCAAGGTTTGTCTCGGCTGCCCCCCTGCCACCCGGCTGGGAGAGGCCTTGCTACAGGGGCTCCGGGGCCGTTACCCTGTGATCCGGAGACCCGGACTTCCTAG